atccgaTAATGAACACACACACGTTGTGCGCAGTTATTACTCGGACGCATATTGTTATACGGAACTCGCCCGCCAAattgttgatttaattaaGTACTAGAATTAACTATTAAGCCGCGAACAATATATATGGAGCATCAGTGCTAGCCAGTCACTTTAGTGTCGTTAACCGAGAGTCCGATTACAAGATAAATGCACACATCGGCGATTCCGCGCCACTGACGTCAAAATCGACCTTGATGCGAATATCCTTGATGATTTCAAAACGCAAAATTAATCATTCTGCAGTAATATCCTGATGATTATCAAATGCTATTATCCCAATTGTAATCGTTTGATAATATATAGAGTGTTGCAGCATAATCGCGCTTCTCTTTCTcgagaaattcttttttatcaatttaaaattgatcttgttgtaacaaaaattgcactgccatattttttatagcgaTTGTTATAATCCCTCTATACTTTAACGTAATTTAATaggaatttaatttgcattaattaccGTGGCAGCGTTGCATCGAAGCTGTTTGGAATCGTTCTTACCGGCAACTTTCTTGTATTAACGCGTTACTAGAGACGTTGGTGACTGTAAATGAGATTTTAAGGATTGAATTATTCAAGAAGATACTTTAAAAAACGGGAGACAAATTTCGTCCGGCCGCGTCGAAAGctgaataaaattgctttttggGAATGCATGTATCCGTCTACGCGGAAAtccagataaaatataatacaattttgtcGAAACCGGCGATAAATACATCgaacatattatttcaattaatacattaagcaaattgcaatatttcaaatttggttattttatatgatcaagTCATATAAACATGCGtacaaaatcatttaaaagaaaaacataataaatcatTCCGAAGCACTAAAGTCATATATAATTTGCGAcagtaattaatcatttatcttgattatttgatattgattacattggaaattatttatacgactaatgcaaaatttatatagcaTCAAGAATGCAGCAATAAACGACAGGAAAATGTTATTCATGTCAAATATATCTCATTAATTGAATAAGGAGACATTTATTATCCGATTGAGCACGAACTTTATATCGTTTTCCACTCATTCTTCTTAATTGCATATTCGTCGTGTGAAAAGTCATaatgaatttgaaaaatacgcacTCGAGCTTTAGATATATCATTTCGTCGACAAATGGCCTCATTATTAATGTCAATCTCGCTGAATTAAAGCAACATTGTCTTCGCTAGGTcccttattattttatataaacgttAAACAGAACGTTTTAGCAGAATTATCAATATCTCAGTATCAATTGAGTTAGCGATGCTATTCACGTTATTAAATTCCGATTAAATTACGACGGCACGCATTGAAGGGACGCATCTCCTTTAAAAGAAAATCGGGGTCGTTTATCGCGACATAATCGACAATTATCGACTGCTTTTATATAGACcgatccaaaaataaaaaaagaaggaacTGCAGCGAAGCTATGCGACGCTTACACATCACGATGCGCTCGTGTACTCGCGACTGTTAGATAACTCGAATTACCCCGACGTTGTGtcgtaagaaaaatttattattatgaaacgTGCGTCAGTAGGTGTTGATATTGAGCGACTTATCGCTTCTTAAGAAAGGCTCTCTTGAACTCGagagattattatataaagacCGATGCGGCGCTGGGAAACACCGCAGTCATTTCAGTTAGAAACGAGAGTGCGGGAAAGCTCTCTAATACCTATTAATCGTTCCTCGCAATCTCAATCGCAAGCGTCTCGTTTTTTATCGAGCCAGTTGACTCGTGCAATTAATTACAGCTGAAATTACCACACGTTTTTATAAGACGCGTGCTCGATTCTACCTGATTTTGATCATTACGTTAATTATAGGGTcaattggaataattattCTGTCGAATTTTGAagttaattatatcatttgcaaatatttcagaattattcaaatacgtgatatatatataagtgagAAATCTGTGTGGTCTATGGATAAAGGAGTTGATTAATAGCATTATCGATCGAATCTTTGAAGAGCAATGAAATAAGATCAATATTTTCGCTAAGAAATTGCCGATTAAGGCAATCCGTGTTTTCATAATGACCTCGCGAATATCGGGCCGGATTGTATATACAAGATGGCCTGATATACACTCACACATGCAAGTGAGCCGCGATTACTTTTTACTCTCGAGATAAAAGAAGGGTCGGTCGCTCGAGACAATCGACCCTGATCGCCACTCGATCGCGAACGAATATTAACACTGCGCACACATCTAACgcccctttctctcttcttaaCCCCACAGGGTCCAAAGATGCCGCTGTCGGAGTTCCGCAAGAAAAAATTACTCTTCGTCTTTAACGCTTTCTTCGGTAAGTATAATACTATCACGTACAGTTAAAATTCTCGGCATTATATTCagcagatattaatttttattgacagtaatattctattattaatgacgacgaacaaataaaaattgttataaattcgccgatattatatcaatactcattctttcattaaaattaaataaaattgtctgcaatatttttaatgaaaaatgagAAACCATCGATCGTTGTAAAAGTTGGATATTAAATGaaggtaaataataataataatggcaACAAAGCTGTCCCGGCCGTAGTATGAAGCGATATTTTTAGCTTTTCAAGCCTGACTTTACGCCATTCACGCTGATGAGATCTCACTCCTTTCTCGCGATTGTTTATATTTCGCGTAATAATCAAGTCTACAAGAGTTCGAACACAATTCGAAGCATTCTGTCCGCGATATAGAAAACTATTGCAATTTGAATCATTTATTCCtgtcttaattatttttcgaacAAAAGTAACTCGATCTAAAGAATATAATCTACAAAGAGATGACTTATGTTAAACTTGAGCAATCGCTAAATCAATTTCAGATAATTTGACCAAAAgtcttttcaaaaatatattatattttattcttggtAAATTATATCGCATTAACTTATcacttgaaaaatgtattgttcTTTCGTCAATTTTACTTCAACTTGCGGTACTTGAGCgccgcaatttttttttgccgtAGAGTTTAGCCGACGTTACTGGCCAAACGCGCTCGACAACGAGCAAGCAGTTTTCGCCGACATTTCGAGATAACATTTACCGCCCCCGCGGCGCTCGTTGGGCGAAAATCTCTCTCGTCGTCCCCGTTTCTCCGTACATCTCGACGAAACAAATCCTCATCGAGCGCTAACGTAACGAACGAGGTGTCGCTTCTTCCCTGATGGCGTTCTTCCCGCGTCGCCTCCACCCTCTTTTCTGTCGGTGCCCCGACATCCGCGCTCGCATTCTCTCCGTCCGGGTTTCCCTTGATTCTCTCTTAACGGCCCTATTTCACCGCCCCTCCCTCCCTCATCCTCTCGCGCCCTTCTCGCGAAAAGCTGCGCAAGCCGTATCGTTTCGACACGAATGAAATACGGAGCCCGCCCGGAGGGTCGCTCGTCCACGCTGTTCTTTTCGGGGAGGATGAAAACGGTATCAGGATTGTGCGCGCGAGCATTTTGTGCGGTCTCCATGTGGCACCTATGTGTCGGCCCATTCCGGGCAAGAGCGATGGACTCGTGTAATATATAACGCCTATTTATGGTACGAACTGTGGAGAAGATAAACAATGGACGCCGTCGAGTCCGGTCAAAGGGTCTCGGCTTCGCCATGTATGATGTAGGTGTACGCGTTCTAATTCCCCCGGCGTGCCTGAGTGCGTGAATGAGCTGGTCTCCAACGACAGAGTTCGTTTTAAGACTCTGGGTTTTAGCGTCACTTTGCTCTCTTTCGAGGACTCGGACCACTCCGTATCGCGTCACGATGGGTATCATAAAATGGAATCACGTCTCGCATTAATAGAATTTCCATTTACTTTACGATAAAgctgcaaaaaaattgtctgacCATCGGGGCGAAATGACGTTCTCTTCGTTTGCGAATCTACTTTGAATTGGAAATGACGCCATAGGAAGATGACATTTGAAAAAGTTATGTGATATGAGCCTTTGTCTCTTTATACTAGAATTGTACGCTCGCTAGAgagtttcaaattattaaaaaccgTATTAAAAACTTGTTGGCttgctaaatataatatcCCAATGAAATCTTTGtcaatatgaataatatgtataaagtttaatgacattttttactaatcagaatattaaattttgacattttcgCAGTTATTATGCCTTATTTCACGTCTGAGATATTTCCCTCGAAAAGAGCTCGCAGGCCTCATGCATCCTACTTATAGTGCCTAATGGATGAAACGGCCGTGCCTCGTAGACGCGTTTCAATGTATGCACGTGTTTTTACGATGACACGTAATGTAAAAATGCATGTGCGCCGCGGTACAAAGCAGAACCACGTAGAGGCGGAACACCACGAGTATGCAAGTGTGCGTATccatgtgtgtgtgcgtgcgtgtgtgtgtgtgtgtgtgtgtgtgtatgcaaACGCGTGAATGCGACGCGGTATTGCGGCTATGAGGAACGTTGCGCGCCACACGTAGCGCAGATCGTAGAGGTTGCAGACGTGCACACGCCTGGCAGCCCTCATTAACCCCTCATTTTCTTCTCCGCTTTGACCGCCGCCGATTGGCCGCTAAACATATCCCTACGTACGCTTCTGCGGGACTGGAACATTTCGCCGCGGTTAGATGCGATAGCGAGCAGAGGGGCGCGCGATGTATTCCCCGTGAATGGTCGCTCCGTTTTCTTAAACGGCGCGGAGattgtttctattatttttagattttacttatgccattaattatttttacaatattacttGGCAATCGCTTCATACTATCGCTTGACAGTGACAACTGCTTCACCATTTGTTTCTAATGATAAGAACGCGAGGTTCCGCAAAGTATCCGCGCAAAAAAGGAAATGcattatctattatttgcaTCTCGTCGCAAAACGTACATTTATACGAGAATCTGATTGATCGATTTTTAATCTCCACGAGTTCAGAGTTTTTGCAACAAGTTGTAGCATTAAAGATACCTGCTTGCACGTCCGGACGttcgtattaattatttcatcgtGACCTCTCGGTTTGTCAACCGCCTCGGGGCGGATGCCGGGGAGACAATAAATTCTACCTCGTTGAATCGTAATCGGCGCTTAACAGGATTCCTGGACGAAGTCGGAAAAGAGCGGAACGGGGGGTAGTTTCCTTTCTACAGTGAAACGGAATTAATAAACGACAACTTGGGCGCGGAAGCCGCGGGAAAACGAATAAACCTGCGGTGAAAGTGGGTCATCTTCAGAAAACTAACGATATCCGATCGTAGTGGGGCCAAAATCGAGTGGCATGATCGTTCATCTTGTCCTTTAAGCGAGAAAATGTACGATGCACTTCGGGAATGCTAGAGACAGCTGCGATggtattttgtacaaaataacaaatagTCGCGCCAAAAGATTCAACGAACGAAATACTATGTTTTTggataattaaacttttaactaaattgtaaatttagatGATGACTGcactaatataaaatgtttaaacagcagtaatgttttattttcctcAGATGTTAATCAAAGTGGCACCATCGACATGAAGGACATTGATCTCGCCGTGCAAGTAAGCGTTTTTCGTATtggttaattaaattgtttgttCTCTAATACTGTTATACGTTTTGTTACACAggaatgttaaatttacatattttcgggataaaataaatctgattTGCAACGTTAAAGTTGAGAAatgcaaatacatatatgatagattactttttttaaacccGCGTCGATCAATCAGGCAAAGTATCCTGCAGCTGACTCGtatttatttcgtattataGCGAATCTGCAGCTCGAGGCATTGGAAGTTAGACGATGCCAAATCGCAATACATTAGGGACACTTTGACAAAAGTTTGGGAAGGACTGCAGCAACGCGCCGACGAGGATCAGGACGGACaggtataaattgaaattgttcCTGGTTACTTTCGCGACAAAATCAAGTTATGATTTATCAGactttaagatattttttttcccagTTTACTGTCTCTGAAATAACTTCCTGAATTTTTAGCATACCTTCGTTCCACTTTCTGCctttatcgatttttaaaacGGTTTTTACGTTtatggtttttaaaataacttcttGAATGTTTGTTGATATATTTGCGTTTTGCTTTCGCAacgtaagaaaatattctgcGATATTTCGCGATATTCCGCGACTTTGCGATTGAAATTGGAAACGACATGCAGCGAATACAGACGCAGTATGTCGATCGGATGCGAGTATATGTGTTCACGATATTAACAGTCGCGTAACTTTCAGATCAGTCGAGACGAGTGGTACTCGATGTGGGAAGAGTACGCGAAAGATCCGGCAAATGCGCTCGAATGGCAACAAACATATATGAACTTTATGTTCGATCTCGAGGACTCTTCCGGTAAGACCCG
The nucleotide sequence above comes from Linepithema humile isolate Giens D197 chromosome 4, Lhum_UNIL_v1.0, whole genome shotgun sequence. Encoded proteins:
- the Scp2 gene encoding calexcitin-2 isoform X2, which encodes MPLSEFRKKKLLFVFNAFFDVNQSGTIDMKDIDLAVQRICSSRHWKLDDAKSQYIRDTLTKVWEGLQQRADEDQDGQISRDEWYSMWEEYAKDPANALEWQQTYMNFMFDLEDSSGDGSIDETEFSKVCGCHGIEEAEAREAFKKLEVGQEVTREKFADLWKQYFCSDDPNVPGNFIFGKTSF